The genomic interval AAAGGCTCTGAGAGTGAAACATCCACCTTGGGCTTAGACAGTGACCAAACCCCAGGGACATCTATGGGCCAAGGTGACATTTAGGTACCTACTCCAGAATTCATGAGCTTTAGAGGGAAGCATGAAGAAGTCCAAGGGAAGTAAAAAGAATATAAACCAATAAGgagaaaacacctttttttttttatctagtacaattaaggataaaaaaaattctggtgaGCAAGAACAACCTGAACTGTCTGGGATTTTTGATCTGCAGTGCCAAGCTCAGCACCCACTGCtccccttcctctctccctgaGGGGTGGGAGAGAATTCATGCTTCCAAAcgggctgagctctggaacAGAGGGCCACATTCCCGACTCCCAGGGGTGCCCAGCTCACTGCTGGCTCTGGAGGTTCACCCTGCtcctgggatggctctggaggttcaccctgctcctggggatggctctggaggttcaccctgctcctgggatggctctggaggttcaccctgctcctgggatggctctggaggttcaccctgctccagggatcTCTCTGGAGGTTCACCCTGCTCCTGGGATGTCTCTGGAGGTTCACCCTGCTCCTGGGATCTCTCTGGAGGTTCACCCTGCtcctgggatggctctggaggttcaccctgctcctggggatcTCTCTGGAGGTTCACCCTGATCCCGGGATCTCTCTGGAGGTTCACCCTGCTCCCATGGATTACTCTGGAGGTTCACCCTGCTCCTGGGATTACTCTGGAGGTTCACCCTGCTCCTGGGATCTCTCTGGAGGTTCACTctgctcctggggatggctctggaggttcaccctgctcccagggattTCTCTGGAGGTTCACCCTGCTCCTGGGATCTCTCTGGAGGTtcaccctgctcctggggattTCTCTGGAGGTTCACCCTGCTCCCATGGATTTCTCTGGAGGTTcaccctgctcccagggatgtCTCTGGAGGTTCACCCTGCTCCCATGGATTTCTCTGGAGGTTcaccctgctcccagggattACTCTGGAGGTtcaccctgctcctggggatcTCTCTGGAGGTTCACTCTGCTCCTGGGGATTTCTCTGGAGGTtcaccctgctcctggggacagctctggaggTTCACCCTGCTCCCATGGATTACCCTGGAGGTTcaccctgctcccagggattACTCTGGAGGTTCACCCTGCTCCGGGGATGTCTCTGTGCGtctctccctgccccacacGGCACAGGCCAGCGCTGTCCCGGCCCGGTccccccggcagccccggcgGCGTTACCGAACTCGTCCTCCATGGCCATGATGATCTCCACTTGGTCCAGGCTGTCCAGGCCCAGGTCCTTCATGAAGTGGGACTCGGCTGTGAGCTGGGGGAGGACACGGCGGTCAGCGGGACACGGGCACGGCCGTGCCGGGCCGGCAGCTCCCGTTCCAGCGGagccccgccgcctccccccGTCCCGCTCACCTTCTCGGGGTCGATCTTATCGTAGAGCTTGAGCACGTACAGCACCCGGTCCTTGATGTCGGCCAAGGTCAGCGGCGGCAGCTCGGAGAAGGCGCGGCAGAGCGGCGCGGCCAGGCGGGGCAGGCGGAGCAGCGCGGGgcggcccggcggggcgggcggcagGCGGCGGAGCGAGCGGagagcggcggggcgggcgggcagcGGCCGCAGGCGGCGGGCGCAGGACGAGAGGACACGGGCCGCCATCGTCACTGTCCCGGCGGGCCCCGCGCGGCGGCACCGCCCGCTGCAGCGCCCTCTGCCGGCCGGCGGCCGCAGCGCCCCGGGCCGCGACCCGGCTGTGATCCGAGCTGTGATCCGAGCTGCGATCCCGGCTGTACCGGGCTGTGATCCCGGGCTGTGATCCCGGCTGTACCGGGCTGTACCGGGCCGCGACCCGGCTGTGATCCGAGCTGCGATCCCGGGCAGCGATCCCGGGCAGCGATCCCGGGCTGTGATCCGGCTGTACCGGGCTGTACCGGGCTGTACCGGGCTGTGATCCGAGCTGCGATCCCGGGCAGCGACCCGGCTGTGATCCGGGCTGTACCGGGCTGTGATCCGAGCTGCGATCCCGGGCAGCGATCCCGGCTGTACCGGGCTGTGATCCCGGGCTGTGATCTGGGCTGTGATCTCGGCTGTACCGGGCTGTACCGGGCTGTGATCCGGTCTGTGATCCCGGGCTGTGATCCCGGGCCGCGACCCGGCTGTGATCCGAGCTGCGATCCCGGGCAGCGATCCCGGGCTGTGATCCCGGCTGTACCGGGCTGTACCGGGCTGTACCGGGCTGTGATCCCGGCTGTGATCCCGGGCTGTGATCCCGGGTTGTGATCCGGGCTGTACCGGGCTGTGATCCCGGCTGTGATCCGGGCTGTGATCCCGGCTGTACCGGGCTGTGATCCCGGGCCGTGATCCCGGTCCTCCGGTTCGGGATCACCTCAGTGCGGGAgactccagcccctctctggtGTCTGTTCCAGGGCTCGGTCACTGCACAGAAGTTCTGCCTCATGTCCAGATGGACCTTCCCATGCCCACAGCCTCTCTTATGGCTCAGCACCACCGAGAAGAGCCCAATCCATCTCCTTGGCACCCCCTTTAGATATTTACACACTTTGGAAGGCCCTCCCAGGTGTGTCTCCTCttgaggctgaacagccccagctccctcagcctctcctcatcagggagatgctccagtcccttcatcatttccacagcctctgctggagctctgggagctccatgtccctcctgtccggagcagcccagagctggacacagcactccagatacGCCccacagggctgagcagaggggaaggatccCCTCCATGACCTGCTGGAAATGCTCTTGCTGGTGCACCCTGGACACCATGGTCCTCCTTGGCCCCGGGGACACACTGCtggccagggacagccaggtgTCCATGAGAGCCCCCAGGTCCTCCCCGTACAGCAGCGACAGGACACGGGCTGGTTCCAAAGGCAGCACGTTTAATGGCAGCGCACACAGCCACGGTCAGGCTCCGTCAGGCGGCTCCGGGCTCGGGGGGCCGGTACCGGTACAGGCGCACGGTCCCGGTGCGGCTCCCGGCCagcagcccggccccgccggcggCCCAGCGAGCCAGTGCCCAGCGCCCCGCAGGGCCCGCGGGCAGCACCGCCGTGCAGCGGCCCCGCAGCAGGTCCCACACGGCCACGGCGCCCGACGTCAGCACGGCGGCTCCCGCGGTGTCCCACACGTCACCCTCCAGGTacctgcggggacacgggggtcagcAGGCGGCAGGGGATGTGCAGAAACAGCCTGGCAGCGTCTGCTCAACTAGCTCAGGGCTCAGTTAAAGATTAATAGCGACTGCAGGCAGGCTGCAGTCCAGACTCTTCCTCCAGTGCAACTGGGAAGGGAGGAGGCCAAGGAAATCCTCCTGGAGACTCAGAACATACTTGAAACAGGTGTACTCTTTAAAAAGTGgtactcttaaaaaaaaaccctgcaagtgttcaagaccaggctggacagggcttggaacaacctggtctagtggaaggtgtccctgcctggggaagggggtgggactggatggtctttaaggtcccttccaacccaaaccatgctgTGATTCCATGACTGTTCAGTAACCAAGACCTTGGTCCACCACTATTCCCACACATCCATCACATTTCCTGTGTAAGGACACTGCAGGGCTGACCCTGGAGATGCCCCAAAATGCAGGACACGGGAAGGAAAAGGCTGtgtgcctgcagccagctgccCCACACAAACCTGGCAGCATGGAATGCTGCAGGCACAGCGGTTCAGCCCAGGAAGccagggacacagccccagcccctgggggaCACAGCCAGAGGCCCAAGCCCAgcccggtgtccccgcggtgACGGTGACAGGGCGAGGGGTCAGCACACAGCCTGCTGTGGGAAGAGGGCAGGAAGCAGCCCCCGGACACACGGCAGCGCCGGCTGCAGCCCCTTATCACCAGGGAGACAGCGACTGGATCCCTGCCAGAGCCACCCCGCTGCTCAGGGGCTCTCCcaaagccagcccagccccagggactCACCTGCCTGCACGGCCCGGGGGGAGGCACGAGAACATCAGCCCCGCGCTCCGGCCCGTGCGGGGGTTGAAGGCCACCAAACGGAACGCTGGGCTTCCACAGGACTCGCTCTCTTTGGCATGAGGGTGGcttaaaacaacaaacagaaggCCCTgatacagaaggaaaatatatcactaaaaacaacagcaggaggggaaaaaaaacaaaataattttccaaaaattaattGCTACACTCTCTCTAATCACAGCCCCGTGAACAGTGATGCATTATTTTtactgaagaaaacagaaatggttTACTTTCCTTATCAAATTAgataaaagcaaaagcagctgctggctgaTAAGGGCTGATGCAACACAGCCGAGTGACAGCTCAGTGACCCAAGGGATTTATGAATTTCTCTTCCTGTTTCAAAAAGCTAAACCTGCCATAGGATGAGGTGACACTTCAAAAcacaaaagaagtaaaatttctgggTCACATTTTAATCCCTACAAGCTTAAAATGTAACAAGAATTCCATGGAAAGGAGCACAACTGAAAACAGTAGCTCCCAGAACAGCCACATACCAGTATGAAATATCCTGGGATGGATAATCTGAGGAAGACTCCAGAGAGTCTGACTCAAGGCACCATTATTGGACAAGACATTCTTGTCCCAAAAGGTTACATGCTCCCTGAAAACAATCAAATCCTTGATAAACCACAAAAATCCACTGGGAATAACAGCACAGGTAGAAGCATGTGGGGAAAGATGATTAGTGTGAATGTTGGTTTTACACAGCTCATTCCCTTGGGCACGTATGTCCAGAGGAACCATTCCCAACAGGTTTCTAATGCTGGCAGCCTCCACATGTGACATGGAAGAGACTGGGCAGGCACCAGGCCTGGGCCACAGCACTTCTGCTTCCCACACACAGCATGCTGCAGCTTTGGAATGCACCAGGATGCATTGCTCCCGCTTTATTAGCACTCTGCAGAAAGGCAGGAGCTGAAGCAACCAGTGTGGGCTATTTATTTCTCCTGGTAACCTGTTTACCCTTCAATTATCTGCAGTGTATTCTCTAGAAACCTCAATCCTTTATATCCCCATGCCAGTGAGTGCAGCCCAAGCAGGAACTGTGGATTTTGTGTACGTACAGAGTCAGAATACGCTCGATGGCAGATGGAAGCTGGGTAGGAATAACCAACGTGCATCTTCCTCAGGAGCTGACCTGTTTTCAGATTCCTGCAGTTGGTGAAAACACAAATTCTGACGCATTTCTAATCAGTTACACCCCTATGCAGGACGGACATGGGTTTGGTTCCACATGAAGCAAACCGAGCCAACAGACAGGAAGGGTGTAGCGAGGATGATACAAAAGCAATGGAAttacagcagcacagcccattCCCTGGCTGTGTGACTGTGGTGCCACACTGCAGCCCCTCTGACAATCACCATTTCACTGTGGGTCAGCAGCCAGCCAGCACCCCTGTACAACCCTGCAGCTAATGAAACTGCTCCAATCCCTGAATTTGTGCGGCAGAGGAAACACTCACCAAACCACAACGCTGTTCCCTGCAGTGGTGCCCACCAAGGCCTCTCTCATCCCTTCCACTTCAGCAAAGGCTGTAACAGTTTCTTCAGGGGGCATCAGAGTCTGCCTGTCCTTGCACCTAAAGGGAGACCagcacagagaagagcaggTAAAACAAAAAGTTCTGCAAGAGGAACATGACACTGCTCTACATCCAACGTGTTTCCTCACTTTTATCACACCCACCACATGGAGAGCACTCCAAAGCAGCACCTCCAGACTCACCCCCCTGTCTCTGAGAGAAAAATCATCTCCAGTTGCTGCTCCTGCatggtcctgctgctgctcaccagcCTCCGGTCCTTTAGCCCAACAACTGCTTTTATGTTCCCAGTTTTCACTAGGGAGTGCCTGAATGAGTCAGTCTCAGAAGAATAAAGTAAGAGCCTAAATCAAGAGACAAGCACACCGTGACAGGAGGAAGCCATGCAGTGGCATACACAGATCAGCCTGTGTTCAGTCTGCCACTCTGAGGTGAATAAACAGGCCTTTATAGCTGATTTTTTAGAAATCCCTTCCATATTTTCCAACTGTTAAAACAACTGAGAAAGTGCCTCATAGGTAAAAAGATAATTTCAAACACTTCTCATAAGGACTTGAGCTGCAACTACTCAGGGTGTAAAGCACTagtaagaaataaatacaaaaccTTATTTCTCCaatctccagctctcccagtgctACACATACAAGGTTACAGGTGTCTGGCAGAGGAACAATCTGGATTACAGGAATCTGGGACAAGAAATCAAGAATTCAGTGTCACCCACAGTATCCCTTTGACTTTGCTCTCATTTTCTAGAATGTTTCAAGTAAAATGATGTGGAGCAGAACTGATTTTCAGACCCTTCTCAAGAAGCACACTTAAATGAACAGCTGAACTCTCTGCTGACTGGTTGCCTAATTAAACAATCCCTGTTGATGCAAGAGACAAGACGTGTCTCCAGGGACTGTAAGGGGAAAAAGCACAAGTGAAGTGCAGCTGCCATTCTGTGCATGGGGTATTAAATTCCAGCAGGTAACACGTAACCATACAAGCTACAAGCTCCTTGGAACTTGGGAACTAACACATGGGGCAAGGAAAGTGCCCTTAATTCTAGGAGTAAGGAGTGTGCTCATACCTCTGTGAGGTGCCAGGTGTAGACCTTTCCCCAGCAGTCGGGTGCCAGGGGCTCCCAGAGGGCCACGGCGCTCTCGGAGGCAGTGACCACTCGCAGCTCCCTGCGGCCAGCTGCTGCCCACCACACCGTGCTCACATCCACGGCACACGAGCATGAGGAATCCTGCCCAACACAAACCACTGCTGCCTTTCCTCTGATAGACAACATCACCTGTTGCATTTTTGTTAAACTCGGTCTTGTAGAGCTGAGGCTGCCACGGTAACAATTCCCTGCTGTTCTCTCACCTTCAGCTCTGACACAAACTGCAAGCTCTCTTCTCTGGGGCCatccagcagcactggagtcAACTGTTCTGCTACATCTTTTTTCTGCATGAACGAACGAAAGAATGAGGATAATTCAACTTTGAAATTATATTCAGCACTCACAAGAATGAGAATTGTTGCATATTCTCTGTCACTCATGCAGATACTGCATGCCACTGCTATAATTCATGCAAAGAGAACTCTTCCCTGAAGTCATACAGGgctctggaaaaaggatttgcCCACAAAACCACTGGCTTAGTATCCTTCACAAAGATCTCTGCTTGTTACCTGTTCAGGTGAAGCTCTGCAGGATTCCTGCTCTTTGTTCTCTGACTGCTGATGCTTCTCCAAGGACACAGTCTCATCAGATGTATTCTCAGGACCcctttcagctgctgaaggagctgTTGTACCGTGCTCCTCCTGGCTTGTGGCAGCCCCTGAAGCACAGCTGTCGGGGTGCAGTGGCACAGCAGGGTCTCTGTGTGCCACATCCCCCAGGACCAGGGCAGCTGCCCCTCTGGGGGAAGATGGGGTTGCTGGCAAGGCAGGTACAGATGTGTCAGGGAAGACCTCACTGTGCACTGAAGGTAAAACACCTGGGGTTGCAcccacagcaggaaaaacagaggaGGAAATCTGAGACTCAGGGTGAGCAGGAGCCTCAGCTAAGACAGTCCCCATGGGAGTAAATAGCAATTCATGGGTGGAAAGCTCCTTCTTGGAAGTCAGGCTTTCCATGCAAGGAAGTTCAGGCAATCCAAGTTTGGAAGGCAAAATCAAATTACTCCtgagacttttttcttttggctttgTTTGTGCATCTGGTGTGTCCTCCGgagccacaccatccccagacACAAAATCCTCCAAGTCATTCACAGGGCAAGATTTCAATTTCTCTAGTTTCAGCACTCCAAATTCCTCATTTGGTAGGTGGAAGTCCCTGATGCCCAGCTTAGGGATCAGCCACTGGAGGCTGCGGAAGGAGAAGAGGGAGCCACGAGTGCTGGGGTCCAGAGCAGGGAGCTCGAGGGCAGCAGGACCCTGTGAACCCACGGGACAGCTGcgtcctctgctgctgccatctaAACACAAGAGTACAAGACAGATCATCACATCATAAAACAACCAGCAACTTGCCTTTTCACAATCTCTCATGAAGggtgtcttttaaaaaaaaccaaaacatcatATTCATCTTAACACAGGGAAGAGGCACTTTTCTGGAAAGACACTACACTCTGCAGTATCTCTGTATCTTTGGATCAAGCCTTTGGCTCAAAGACCACCACCAAAGCCTGACAGATATGCTTGAGTGCCCAGCCAATTTGGTTTATTGGTTTTCTCCCAGCACTTTCTCTTTTCACAATATTCACAGACCctcagaaaggagaaaataatcaTTAGCATGTAGACATAGCTGGAGGAAAAGACAAACATCCATTTGCTAGCAAACCAGCCCTAGTGTTCACAACCTTCACTCCAACAGCAAGGGCAGCTCAGtaagctcccagccctgctcctcctctgttCATTACCTGCAGAAGTTTCTGCAATTGTTCAAGGAACATGGGCAATtatccattttaaaaaaataaatctaatttttaaaagaataatagTTAACCCCTATTGTATTTTCTTGCATAAACACAGCAGGGTGTGAACAGCAGGGTCTGCATTCACAGGGATGTTCCCTGCTGTGGGGAatggggcattttggggagtttATTTGTGAGGAAGTACCTGCTGAGCCTGTCTGGGCCCCGTGTCTCGCAGAGCAGCGCAGGGAGCGGCGCACAGGGACACTGACCACAGGGTCACCGGCTCCTCGCTGCCTCGTCACACGCTGCTGCCCTGGATGTTTATCTCCCTGACACACAGGAGCATTGGCTTCCACATCTCCCACAGGGCTGGCCAAAGTGTCACTGCCCGGGCTCAGGGAATCGCTGCTGTGGCGGGGATTTTGGACCCGCTCTAACAAAGCCTTATGGCATCTGCCTGGCGCTTGGCTCCTGCCCACAGGAGGATCAGGACCTGCTGGCTGTGCAGCTCCAGTCACTCCTGCagagcccagtgctgcagcaccagACAACCTCCTCTCATCTGAGGATGACCTCTCAAGGTTAGCATCacagttttccttttcactCTGGTTCTCAATTGAGAGCAGAGCACTGCTCTCGCTGGCCACTGTGGGATCCTGACTCTCTATAAGCTCTTGTGACACTGGATGCATGGGGGCTTTGCAGGcagattttcttcttcccttctgtttcctctggggttgtctttgctcttGCCTTGTGCTAGTGATGCTTTTCTGAGAAATGGATTCAAgagaagtgctgctgctgctgctgctggacgcaggaagagatttctgaGAACTACTTGAGCTTGCTTGATTGTTTTCTGCCCCTagaaaagggaagggaacaACCCCTGGCTCCAAATCATCCTCAGCTCTCTCTTGGGAGGGCTGATTGGGCTTTGCATCTTTCTGCTTGCATTTACTCCGCTGACCTTTcttgctcctgcccagctggcTGAGGATCACAGCCTCCAGGTCCACCTTCCTCTGGCAATTGGACATGCGGCGTGTTGTCCTGACGTAGTACTCAACAGGGAAGAGCAGCCCTTCAACCACCGTGCAGGAGCTCAGCGTgccctcaggagctgctgccttgtcAGGAGGAAGCCCTGATTGAATTTCAAGCTGTTGATTCTCCAAGAATTCTTCAGCATTGTCCAGAGCATTAGCTGCAGGACAGGGATTTAAGGTATTAGTGTCACTTTGATGTCCTTTGTGGTTCTTGCTCTCCTCGGTTATGGTGTTACTTCTGCTGTCAGGCAATATTTCGTTTTCTGACATTAAATCCAGGAGCCCACGTAATTCTCCCTGATCTTCACACAAACTCTGAACCTCTGCCTGTTTTATTATACTGGGGGGTTCTTCTCTGCCATCACCTCTGGGGTCAGGTAAAACAGAGGCTCCATGCTGTGAACACGGTTCACATCTCTCAGGTGTGGCCACAGCCCTTGAGGACTCAGGCTGCCAGATGTCGCTGCTGTCCCtcatgtggggatgtggggcacGTGGGGATCCAGATGCTGCATCAGgagtgaaaatgtttctttctccCTGCACAAGCACCACCCCAGGTGCCCTTTGAGCAGGTTCCTCAGTGTGCGAGAGGCTGCTGCGCCTGAACACTGGTGACTGAAGCTCCTCTGCACTGGCAATTTGATTTTTCATCATTTCACCAGCACTGATTAGATGCACACCATGCACTGATTCCCTTTCCTTTGATTCCAGAGCCCTCGTCCGTCTCCGCAGCTTCATCATTCCTCGGgaggtttggggctttttctccACAGGGGCAGGCCTGGTGATCCCACAGCACGGGTTTTCCTGGCTGGCCTGAAAGCTTTCTGCCTGGGAGCTGTCCTGTGGGCTAACCTCATCACTGGAGAGTTCTGGAACATGCTTAACTGTGACAGATGTTGTCTTCTCCGTGTCAGCATCAGAGCAGGTTTTAGTCTCTACCTGAGAGGGCCCACCTCTGTCAGCACTAGGACATGTATTATCTCTTAaacctggggggaaaaatgtgtGAAGTAACACGTGTGAAGTACTCCTAAAGTCCTGTCCAACAAAAACACCACATGGTAAAATTAGGCTTTGTTAGCAGGGAAAGATGGGGATCTTACAGTCAGGGTCGGAGTGCTGCAGACCTGGTgaggaggaaagcagagcagacGTTACTGCAGACcacagctcagcccagggcaAGTGTGGGGTGTGGGGGCAGCACATGTGGCCTCAGCGGccgaggggacagcggggcccGGAGTGAGGGTCAGCAGGGCCGGGTGCATCCTCAGCAGATCCCTCcatggggacactcaggggcaACAGCAGCCACTGCgtccccagtgctcccaccgccctgtcctggggagctgCCTGTGGCTCCCACCCGGGACATCCCATTCCCTCATCTCCCACCTTGAGCATCCCGTTCCCTCATCTCCCACCTGGGACATCCCATTCCCCCATCTCCCACCTTGAGCATCCCATTCCCTCATCTCCCACCTGCGACATCCCGTTCCCTCATCTCCCACCTTGAGCATCCCATTCCCCCATCTCCCACCCGTGACATCCCATTCCCCCATCTCCCACCTGGGACATCCCATTCCCCCATCTCCCACCCAGGACATCCCATTCCCCCATCTCCCACCTGGGACATCCCATTCCCTCATCTCCCACCTTGAGCATCCCATTCCCCCATCTCCCACCCGCGACATCCCATTCCCTCATCTCCCACCTGGGACATCCCGTTCCCTCATCTCCCACCCGGGACATCCTATTCCCTCATCTCCCACCTGGCACATCCCGTTCCCTCATCTCCCACCTGGGACATCCCATTCCCTCATCTCCCACCTGGCACATCCCGTTCCCTCATCTCCCACCTGGGACATCCCGTTCCCCCATCTCCCACCTGGGACATCCCGTTCCCTCATCTCCCACCTGGGACATCCCGTTCCCTCATCTCCCACCTGGCACATCCCGttctccccttctcccaccTGGGACATCCCGTTCCCTCATCTCCCACCTTGAGCATCCCATTCCCTCATCTCCCACCTGGGACATCCCGTTCCCTCATCTCCCACCCGGGACATCCCATTCCCTCATCTCCCACCTGGGACATCCCGTTCCCTCATCTCCCACCTTGAGCATCCCGTTCCCTCATCTCCCACCTGGCACATCCCGTTCCCTCATCTCCCACCCGCGACATCCCGTTCCCTCATCTCCCACCTTGGGCATCCCGTTCTCCCCATCTCCCACCTGTGGGGCTCCGCTCCCTCCGGCCGTGGTTCCTGGCTCTCTCGGCTCGCCGCGCCCGCTGCGGACACACAAGACCCCGGCGGGGCTGGGAGCGGCTCGCGGTGCCCCGgtgcccccgcccggcccggcccggcccggcccggcccgctcACCCGCAGCCGGATCACGGTCTCGCTGTACTCCCGCCTCAGCAGCGCCAGCTTCTCCCGCAGCTGCAAGAGACACCCGTGGGGCTGGCACCGGGACGGGACCAGCACCGGGAcgggaccggcaccgggaaGGGACCAGCCCCGCACCTTCTCCTTGTCGGCGCCGCTGAGGGCCGCCCCTGCCGGCGGGGCCGCCATGGCaaccggggccgggccgggcgcggcGGAGGTGACGCGGCGGAAGCGGGGCCGaacggggccgggccgggcggggccgggcggagcgGCCATGGAGCTCGGCGAGATGCTCTACAACAAGTCCGAGTACATCGAGACGGTGCggggcggcggggagcggggggccggggggagcggggggccgtggggccgggccgggctcgcCGGGGCGCTGCGGGGCCCGGGACACCCGCCGTGACCGCCCGTTCTCCCCGCAGGCCTCAGGCAACAAGGTGAGCCGGCAGTCCGTGCTGTGCGGCAGCCAGAACATCGTCCTCAACGGCAAGGTGAGCGCCGGGCCGCGGCTGCCGTGTCCCCGGGCGGTGCCCCGTGCCCTGCCCGCGGTACCCGGCGCTGCCGTCCCGCAGCATCACTGACCGCTGCCTTCATCCCCGGAGCAGCACCGTTCTGCTCTCTGCCTGAGCCTGGCTCTGTAATGCTCGCTGGCACGACCAGGAGCGCAACTGCTGGTACCAACCTCCTGTACCTTTGCTTTGTTGTCACTTTTCTTTTGACTGAAAGAATCCTCCCTAAGTAAGATAATCTTGTGGAGGTGACCAGACCTCGGCATGAGTTTGTGTAGTAACTGCCAGCACAGGTAGCAAAGGGAGCGGGTTTACCTGTCTGTCCTTCTGCAGACAATAGTGATGAACGACTGCATCATCCGTGGTGACCTGGCGAACGTGCGGGTGGGACGGCACTGCGTGGTCAAGAGTCGCAGCGTCATCAGGCCCCCCTTCAAGAAGTTCAGTAAAGGGTAAGGGGCTTCTTCCTTTAGGGAGATACCTAAAAAATCTGTCAACTTGACGGAGTCTTGTGTTCTGAGAACTCTGTTCGTTTTGCAGCACTTAGCAGAAATGCATCTATCAAACCTGCTTTTCCCTCAGATGCTGAGCTGTGCCTTGAGGGCTGGTGTTCCCATCAGAGTGTTGGATGGAAAGGGATAGATTAAAATAGCAAAGTGAAGAGCATGTTTCACTTTTGTGTGTTTATTCACAAcatcttccttctcttttgggCCGTCCTTTAGAGAGGAGAAATCCAGAATCTGTTCTGTCTCCCTTAGCACCGGATCCACGTGTGTTAATCCATCTGGAGACAGGAGACTCtacagggtgattttgggtccAAGTGTCAGTTTGTTTGTTGGACACAAATACTCTCCT from Poecile atricapillus isolate bPoeAtr1 chromosome 14, bPoeAtr1.hap1, whole genome shotgun sequence carries:
- the PALB2 gene encoding partner and localizer of BRCA2 isoform X1 produces the protein MAAPPGPARPGPVRPRFRRVTSAAPGPAPVAMAAPPAGAALSGADKEKLREKLALLRREYSETVIRLRRARRAERARNHGRRERSPTGGRWGERDAQGLQHSDPDCLRDNTCPSADRGGPSQVETKTCSDADTEKTTSVTVKHVPELSSDEVSPQDSSQAESFQASQENPCCGITRPAPVEKKPQTSRGMMKLRRRTRALESKERESVHGVHLISAGEMMKNQIASAEELQSPVFRRSSLSHTEEPAQRAPGVVLVQGERNIFTPDAASGSPRAPHPHMRDSSDIWQPESSRAVATPERCEPCSQHGASVLPDPRGDGREEPPSIIKQAEVQSLCEDQGELRGLLDLMSENEILPDSRSNTITEESKNHKGHQSDTNTLNPCPAANALDNAEEFLENQQLEIQSGLPPDKAAAPEGTLSSCTVVEGLLFPVEYYVRTTRRMSNCQRKVDLEAVILSQLGRSKKGQRSKCKQKDAKPNQPSQERAEDDLEPGVVPFPFLGAENNQASSSSSQKSLPASSSSSSSTSLESISQKSITSTRQEQRQPQRKQKGRRKSACKAPMHPVSQELIESQDPTVASESSALLSIENQSEKENCDANLERSSSDERRLSGAAALGSAGVTGAAQPAGPDPPVGRSQAPGRCHKALLERVQNPRHSSDSLSPGSDTLASPVGDVEANAPVCQGDKHPGQQRVTRQRGAGDPVVSVPVRRSLRCSARHGAQTGSADGSSRGRSCPVGSQGPAALELPALDPSTRGSLFSFRSLQWLIPKLGIRDFHLPNEEFGVLKLEKLKSCPVNDLEDFVSGDGVAPEDTPDAQTKPKEKSLRSNLILPSKLGLPELPCMESLTSKKELSTHELLFTPMGTVLAEAPAHPESQISSSVFPAVGATPGVLPSVHSEVFPDTSVPALPATPSSPRGAAALVLGDVAHRDPAVPLHPDSCASGAATSQEEHGTTAPSAAERGPENTSDETVSLEKHQQSENKEQESCRASPEQKKDVAEQLTPVLLDGPREESLQFVSELKDSSCSCAVDVSTVWWAAAGRRELRVVTASESAVALWEPLAPDCWGKVYTWHLTEIPVIQIVPLPDTCNLVCVALGELEIGEIRLLLYSSETDSFRHSLVKTGNIKAVVGLKDRRLVSSSRTMQEQQLEMIFLSETGGCKDRQTLMPPEETVTAFAEVEGMREALVGTTAGNSVVVWNLKTGQLLRKMHVGYSYPASICHRAYSDSGLLFVVLSHPHAKESESCGSPAFRLVAFNPRTGRSAGLMFSCLPPGRAGRYLEGDVWDTAGAAVLTSGAVAVWDLLRGRCTAVLPAGPAGRWALARWAAGGAGLLAGSRTGTVRLYRYRPPEPGAA